Within Thermus hydrothermalis, the genomic segment GGGTGAGGAAAAAGACCAACCCCCCGATCCCAATGGCGAAAACCACGGGCATTCCTAGCACAACGAGGCTCAGGAAGACGAGGAAGCTCAAGAGCATGTTTTTATCCCTTGAGGACCCGACGGAACCGCTCTAAAGCGGTGGTGAGCATGAGAAGGCTTCCCAAACTCACGCTTAGCATGACCCACCCGTAGCTGAAACCCGGTATCCCCTGGAAGCTGCGAAAGCGGGCCTGGTAAGCCGCCACCAGGCCATACACAAAGAGGGCCAACAGGAACACGGCCACGAGGGCCCAAGTCGCCGCCTGCACCCAGCGGCGCACCCTTGGGGGAAGGAGGCGCA encodes:
- a CDS encoding TRAP transporter small permease, which produces MRHRILRLEQALAQAFLAACALIVFAGGVGRFLGHPLDWSMDFATFCFAWAVFLGADLALREDRHVAVDNLVRLLPPRVRRWVQAATWALVAVFLLALFVYGLVAAYQARFRSFQGIPGFSYGWVMLSVSLGSLLMLTTALERFRRVLKG